In Deltaproteobacteria bacterium GWC2_55_46, a single window of DNA contains:
- a CDS encoding orotidine 5'-phosphate decarboxylase: MKGTHMALSPKDRIMFALDVPDIDGARKYAGLLKDHVGFFKIGLELFVACGPEIVKTVRVVGGRGIFLDLKFHDIPETVKGAMRSAASLGADFVTVHTSDGGSVLKAAVEAAGSTKVLGVTVLTSLSKEAFPEAGIDPLFTPESLVVHRAKAAKAAGCAGIVCSGLEAKAVREALGPGFLIITPGVRTAEDAVGDQKRVVTPFDAISNGADYIVVGRPIRNAPDPVEAAKRIAGEIERALAGC; encoded by the coding sequence ATGAAAGGAACCCATATGGCGCTCTCTCCGAAAGACCGGATAATGTTCGCTCTCGATGTGCCTGATATTGATGGGGCGCGCAAATACGCAGGGCTGCTCAAAGACCATGTCGGCTTCTTTAAGATAGGGCTCGAGCTCTTTGTCGCGTGCGGCCCGGAGATAGTAAAGACCGTGCGGGTTGTAGGCGGCCGGGGGATCTTCCTCGACCTTAAGTTCCACGACATACCCGAGACCGTAAAGGGGGCGATGAGGTCGGCGGCCTCTCTCGGCGCGGACTTCGTTACGGTCCATACCTCTGACGGCGGGTCGGTCCTCAAGGCCGCTGTAGAGGCGGCAGGCTCTACAAAGGTGCTTGGCGTAACGGTCCTTACAAGTTTATCGAAGGAGGCGTTCCCTGAGGCCGGGATAGACCCGTTGTTCACCCCTGAAAGCCTTGTCGTGCACAGGGCAAAGGCGGCGAAGGCCGCTGGCTGCGCTGGCATTGTCTGCTCAGGCCTTGAGGCGAAGGCGGTGCGAGAGGCCCTGGGGCCGGGTTTTCTCATCATTACACCGGGCGTAAGGACAGCAGAGGACGCTGTCGGCGACCAGAAAAGGGTCGTAACACCATTTGACGCTATCTCGAACGGCGCGGATTATATCGTCGTCGGCAGGCCCATAAGAAACGCGCCTGACCCGGTGGAGGCTGCGAAGAGGATTGCGGGGGAGATAGAGAGGGCGCTGGCAGGCTGCTGA